From Micropterus dolomieu isolate WLL.071019.BEF.003 ecotype Adirondacks linkage group LG06, ASM2129224v1, whole genome shotgun sequence:
GCTTTTCATTAACATACCTCCTCAGTAAGATGTGTAACTTGTGCTTCCAGTTCTTTCTCTCCTTTGGCAGGAGTTGTTGGTACAGGGATCTTTTTGGCTGACGAGGGTCTAGATGTTGGTGTTGAGGACTTGGGGGTCGTAGAGCTCGACCTTGATGCTCCTACAGCAGACAAAAGGTTTACAACTCAGGAGTGGATGACTGACAGCATAATAAGACTTAAACAATTTCTCTGCATTCTGAGATTGGAAGTTACAAGAACTTAGACATAATAATCACAGGAGTTCCTGAAGTTTCCACAGGCACCACGGGTCAggtacataaatataaaaacacgcCCTAATGTCTGCAAACATTTCACATCTACTTGGATAGCAAAAGAAATGTTTGCAGCATTCCTTTCAGCAGCACATGAGGCTTACCTGCAGTAGGGGAGCTGGCTGCGTGGAGGGACTTTTTTGGCAGGTTGAAGATCTGCTCACCGGGGTCAGGTGGGGGAATGGCATCCTGACCCTGTCTGGCTGCAACTGGGTCATACTCTTTACCGTCGTAATTCGCGTCAAAGAACTTCTTAAACCACTGGATGAAATCAAGATTGTCCTGAAATCTGCCTTTGACCAGTTTCTCCACGGGAATAATCTGAAtcaaggaggaggaaaagaggacCAAATTGCTGATTCATGCCGTTTTCCCTCATACAGTGCgaaacagaaataacaaaaatgaaattTGCACATACCCTGAACAAGATTAAAGTAAGGCCAAGCAAACTCACCTTGTCCACATTCATCCTTTTGAAGGATGCCTGCAGCAGTTTGAAATTGTGAATGTACTCGTGCTCCAACTTAGCTTGAAACTTGACCTTCTTAAGACTGATGCATCCAGGGAAGAGCAGATCCATGAACTGGCAATAGGCAGCTCCTAAAGATGTAATAAAATGTTAGTTGACAACATAAGCAAAAATTAGAAGactacaataaaaatacagaacacTGAGCCCAGATATAGGCTAAGATTTATCATGCCTGCCTTTGCAAAGCCTGGGAGCCTTTTCTATGTCCAGATCATTGACACGCTTTCcttaaaaagaaaactattAATTCTTCACATTCTTGGTAACATGGCTACTGTTATCTGAAGCCTAGTTAGACCTTCATCCATTGGGAAAGCAGGCGACCAGCTCAACCTGGCAGTGGGTCATCTAGCGGATAAAACCCACATAAATCCAACTACAAAGCGCAAGTAGTAATCTACATCAaacaagtagcctacattttaagaaaggggatgtgtgtgtgtttctgtaggCAGAGAGTGAAATTGAAATTGGATTACTTGGTCACAGCCGGAGAACACGGCAGGctagtttatttatagataaCTCTCTGCCAGGGAGAGGTGAGCATGTTTCCACAGGTTTGTCTTAACAGCCAGCTCACACAGAAAATCAGTTGAACCCTGCGCTTTACAGGCGAAGATGTAATCTCTAAAACATTCCTCCCGTCTCAAACAGCTTCTTTGACACATGCAGCACAGGCAGAGGTAAAAGGGCAAGCTGAAGAGGGAGAAGTTTGTCACTCTGTTCTTACCCGAGGAGAGCTGCTCCACTTTCGTGTAGTTTAGGCAGAGAATATCGTTAACCCAGGCAGTGATGTCATGCCTGCTCATAGTCTCCTGGGTTATTGAGGTAGAATATACGTTGACCGCCATCCCCCAACtgcaacagaaaaacaccacttaaaaacaaaagcaatgcATGTTTCCTCATGCCACACATAGGTtagttttttttaccaataaaatgtaataaagcaGCCAGTTGCTGTGCATCTTAAACCTACCACACAAACCACAATACAAGACACAGGAGCTGAgacaataaatacaacacatgcTGAATCCTCTCAACCGAccaattaataattattaaatcaGTTTGAACAGAACAAACTGTATTGATGTTTATAGAAAGCCACCAACAAATCAGGTGATATTACATTCAGTAATCACACATCAGATTTCTCTGGAAGCCCTACAACAAGACTGCACCAAGGTTTAGATCATGATGTGATCTTTAGCATTTAAACACATGGCCAGACTGACCCGCAAAGAAGCACAAGATACTAAGCGCCCTTATCAACACGTGACCCCTCACCGCCGCCTGTCACCAGTACTGGTATCCACTCTCTACAAGGTGAATGCACCCCATCTTCTTCGACTGTGGCCACTGAGTCATAGAAAGTTAGGAGTATGATAACGAAGCATTTAGCTCCAATAATAAGAAAAACTTCACTTTAAAAAGATACAGTCGGACTTGTAGCAATGAGAACATTTCATATTGGCCAAAATTATCTCAGTAAACAATATTATCTTCATAATTACTTCATGAGTTTAAAATCTGTAGGGCTGCAATATCTTATATGGATTCATCTGCCAATTATTATTGtttggtctttaaaatgtcagaaaacggTGAAAAATGGCCATTGTGATTTCCTAGAGAAGTTGATGTCTGCAAATGTCTCATTTTGTCTGGCCAACAAACCAAACGATATTCACTTAATAAAATATTCACAAGAGAATTTGcacatttattccttaaaaatGAATCATTTTGTTGCAGATTCATTTCTTTGCCAATTGGCTAAAGGACCAATTATTGCTGCTCTATAAATCTGTACCTAATTTAATGACACAATAATAAACTAAACAATTAAACCTATGCATGATGTGTGCataatggtgaaaaatgtttcaGTAAGTGTTCTTGTGTTGCTAACTTTGGCTACAgctcttttaaaacattttcagtagaTTCAAAGAGTTTTCTGCATCTCTTTCGAAATAAGATTGAACTTTAGTATCTCTACACTTCAGACCATACATCTCCTTTGTTTAGGGGATACAGAATACACAGAGTGTGGGGGTTACGCCATTTTAGCAATGCACCTTTGCTATAATAGCTTGGTTGCAGCAGGCCTCGTTTGAGTTTATGCCTGGGATcctttaaattagatttttactTGC
This genomic window contains:
- the mapre2 gene encoding microtubule-associated protein RP/EB family member 2 isoform X2 → MPGPTQALSPNGENNNDIVPDNGSNIIPYRKNTVRGERAYSWGMAVNVYSTSITQETMSRHDITAWVNDILCLNYTKVEQLSSGAAYCQFMDLLFPGCISLKKVKFQAKLEHEYIHNFKLLQASFKRMNVDKIIPVEKLVKGRFQDNLDFIQWFKKFFDANYDGKEYDPVAARQGQDAIPPPDPGEQIFNLPKKSLHAASSPTAGASRSSSTTPKSSTPTSRPSSAKKIPVPTTPAKGEKELEAQVTHLTEEVNTLKLALEGVEKERDYYFSKLREVELLCQDQGEEHAPFVDRLMEVLYAADEQEGAELAEGDGQEVDQQAHEQVPDDQQEEQDEY
- the mapre2 gene encoding microtubule-associated protein RP/EB family member 2 isoform X1 — encoded protein: MGVGGWGDSAGKQQILTPCNLRIGVQCWGMAVNVYSTSITQETMSRHDITAWVNDILCLNYTKVEQLSSGAAYCQFMDLLFPGCISLKKVKFQAKLEHEYIHNFKLLQASFKRMNVDKIIPVEKLVKGRFQDNLDFIQWFKKFFDANYDGKEYDPVAARQGQDAIPPPDPGEQIFNLPKKSLHAASSPTAGASRSSSTTPKSSTPTSRPSSAKKIPVPTTPAKGEKELEAQVTHLTEEVNTLKLALEGVEKERDYYFSKLREVELLCQDQGEEHAPFVDRLMEVLYAADEQEGAELAEGDGQEVDQQAHEQVPDDQQEEQDEY
- the mapre2 gene encoding microtubule-associated protein RP/EB family member 2 isoform X3, yielding MSLWGMAVNVYSTSITQETMSRHDITAWVNDILCLNYTKVEQLSSGAAYCQFMDLLFPGCISLKKVKFQAKLEHEYIHNFKLLQASFKRMNVDKIIPVEKLVKGRFQDNLDFIQWFKKFFDANYDGKEYDPVAARQGQDAIPPPDPGEQIFNLPKKSLHAASSPTAGASRSSSTTPKSSTPTSRPSSAKKIPVPTTPAKGEKELEAQVTHLTEEVNTLKLALEGVEKERDYYFSKLREVELLCQDQGEEHAPFVDRLMEVLYAADEQEGAELAEGDGQEVDQQAHEQVPDDQQEEQDEY